Proteins from one Acidobacteriota bacterium genomic window:
- a CDS encoding ATP-binding protein gives MRKRNEELVRFTYTVSHDLKSPLVTIRTFLGFLDEDRKLADPTRVEKDIGFIRRAADKMTDLLDDLLELSRIGRKMNPPEDIPLQTLVGEALDMVAGRITQRRVMVTVTDVPVTLHGDRRRLIEVFANLLDNAAKFMGDQADPRVEVGIDETGAQPVLFVRDNGLGIDPRHASKLFGLFEKLHPEAEGTGIGLSLVKRIVEVHGGRIWAESAGPRQGSTFRFTLSGIKRNQAVAQQETT, from the coding sequence TTGCGCAAGCGCAATGAAGAACTGGTTCGGTTCACCTACACCGTGTCGCACGATCTCAAGAGTCCGCTGGTGACCATCCGGACCTTTCTCGGCTTTCTCGATGAGGATCGCAAGCTGGCCGATCCCACCCGCGTCGAGAAGGACATCGGTTTCATCCGCCGCGCGGCCGACAAGATGACCGATCTGCTCGACGACCTGCTGGAACTCTCGCGCATCGGCCGGAAGATGAACCCGCCGGAAGATATCCCGCTGCAGACGCTGGTCGGGGAGGCGTTGGACATGGTCGCCGGGCGCATCACCCAGCGCCGCGTGATGGTCACCGTGACCGACGTCCCCGTCACCCTGCACGGCGATCGGCGCCGCCTGATCGAGGTCTTCGCGAACCTTCTCGACAACGCGGCCAAGTTCATGGGCGACCAGGCCGATCCCCGCGTGGAGGTCGGTATCGACGAGACGGGTGCCCAACCCGTACTGTTTGTGCGCGATAATGGGCTCGGCATCGACCCGCGCCACGCGTCGAAGCTGTTCGGGCTCTTCGAAAAACTCCACCCGGAAGCCGAAGGAACCGGCATCGGGCTTTCGCTCGTCAAGCGCATCGTGGAAGTCCACGGCGGCCGGATCTGGGCCGAGTCCGCCGGGCCCAGGCAGGGTTCGACATTCAGGTTTACGTTATCCGGAATCAAGCGGAATCAAGCGGTAGCACAGCAGGAGACCACGTGA
- a CDS encoding response regulator, with translation MLNGGPVRILLVEDDPAHAEIVKRNMADCRIANQLHHVADGQAALDYLYQENGYASADSAPRPDLILLDLRLPKVDGQEVLQRLKADVDLKSIPVVVLTTSKAEVDLLSAYDHGASSYLVKPVDFDKFKQMLEIFGFYWLMWNQFPHPEEPSKA, from the coding sequence ATGCTCAATGGCGGCCCCGTAAGGATACTGCTCGTTGAAGATGATCCTGCGCACGCGGAGATCGTCAAGCGCAACATGGCGGATTGCCGCATCGCCAACCAGCTCCACCACGTTGCGGATGGCCAGGCGGCGCTCGACTATCTGTACCAGGAGAACGGGTATGCCTCGGCCGACTCGGCGCCGCGGCCCGACTTGATCCTGCTCGATCTGCGCCTGCCGAAGGTGGATGGCCAGGAGGTGCTGCAGCGACTCAAGGCGGATGTTGACCTCAAGTCCATTCCGGTTGTGGTGCTGACGACGTCAAAGGCCGAAGTTGACCTGCTATCGGCCTACGATCATGGCGCGTCCAGCTACCTCGTCAAGCCCGTCGACTTCGACAAGTTCAAGCAGATGCTGGAAATATTCGGCTTCTACTGGTTGATGTGGAACCAGTTTCCGCATCCCGAGGAACCGTCGAAGGCGTAA
- a CDS encoding PAS domain S-box protein — MTADQLRVLLVEDAEPHVEAVRRAFEKAAVTVDIRVASSLREYREAVAAGVPDVALMDLNLPDGRSMDLLTWPPEDGLFPIVVMTSQGDEDTAVAAIKAGALDYVVKSAEAFGDMPHTVDRVLREWQLRVDRRRAVDELRNRVARYRAVTETAADGFLTIDSSGRVVDVNEAYIRRSGYSREELLAMRINDLKARESVDQTAARLEKIAREGSGIFETLHRAKDGTVWQVEVDVSYWPIDGGLYFGFHRDVTERNKAEESLRRSRQWMDLHVQNTPLAVIEWDVDFKVLEWNPAAEQIFGYTRAEAVGRYYSFIVPDSARPAVNGTGVELIENRGGSRSTNENITRAGKIIMCEWFNTTLVDGHGKTMGVASLVQDITARRSLEAQLRESQKLEAVGQLAGGVAHDYNNILAATVMTLGLLEERTDLSADVRQAIADLNGLADRAVNLTRQLLLFSRRSPLNVRTLNLNQVLTDLHKMLHRLIGEHIHFEFTGDPGLPSIQADRGMIEQIATNLCVNARDAMPKSGRLVVRTSVVEVDPARARTHPDARVGRFVCLSVSDSGSGMSPDLVSRIFEPFFTTKEKGKETGLGLSTVFGIAKQHNGWVEVESTQGVGSTFRVLLPADTAAVAEVDQARAGPAKGGHEVILLVEDELSVRNTITLVLKRHGYRVLQAGDGREAQQVWQACGGRVDVLHTDMIMPGGMTGLELALLLKSKQPDLKVVISSGYSDELAGPASSANPEFQYLPKPVPTHELLAAIRTSLDGTKPL; from the coding sequence ATGACCGCCGACCAACTTCGTGTCCTGCTGGTTGAGGATGCGGAGCCCCACGTCGAGGCCGTCCGCCGCGCGTTCGAGAAGGCCGCGGTCACGGTCGATATTCGCGTCGCCTCGTCGCTGCGCGAGTACCGTGAGGCAGTGGCCGCCGGCGTCCCCGATGTCGCGCTGATGGATCTCAATCTGCCCGATGGCCGATCGATGGATCTGCTGACGTGGCCTCCCGAGGACGGGCTGTTTCCCATCGTCGTGATGACCAGTCAGGGCGACGAGGATACGGCGGTGGCCGCCATCAAGGCCGGGGCTCTCGACTATGTCGTGAAATCAGCCGAAGCGTTTGGCGACATGCCGCACACCGTGGATCGCGTGCTGCGGGAGTGGCAACTGCGCGTCGATCGCAGGCGGGCAGTCGACGAGCTGCGCAACCGTGTGGCGCGCTATCGCGCCGTGACCGAGACGGCGGCCGACGGCTTCTTGACGATCGATTCCAGCGGGCGTGTCGTCGACGTCAATGAGGCCTACATCCGCAGGTCGGGGTACAGTCGGGAGGAGCTCCTGGCGATGCGGATCAACGACCTCAAGGCCAGGGAGTCGGTCGACCAGACGGCCGCCCGTCTCGAAAAGATCGCGCGCGAGGGCAGCGGCATCTTCGAGACGCTGCATCGAGCGAAAGACGGGACCGTCTGGCAGGTCGAGGTCGACGTGTCGTACTGGCCGATCGACGGTGGACTCTATTTCGGGTTCCATCGCGACGTCACCGAACGGAACAAGGCGGAGGAGTCGCTGCGGCGTTCGCGGCAGTGGATGGATCTGCACGTGCAGAACACGCCGCTGGCCGTCATCGAGTGGGATGTTGATTTCAAGGTGCTCGAATGGAACCCGGCCGCCGAGCAGATCTTCGGCTACACGCGCGCCGAGGCCGTCGGCCGGTATTACAGCTTTATCGTGCCGGATTCGGCCAGGCCTGCCGTCAACGGGACCGGCGTCGAGTTGATCGAGAACCGGGGAGGCTCCCGCTCGACCAACGAGAACATTACCAGGGCCGGCAAGATCATCATGTGCGAGTGGTTCAACACCACCCTGGTTGATGGCCATGGCAAGACGATGGGCGTGGCGTCGCTCGTGCAGGACATCACAGCGCGACGATCGCTCGAGGCGCAGTTGCGCGAGTCGCAGAAGCTCGAAGCCGTCGGTCAGTTGGCGGGCGGCGTCGCCCACGATTACAACAACATCCTGGCGGCGACGGTGATGACGCTGGGCCTGCTCGAGGAACGGACCGATCTCAGTGCGGATGTGCGGCAGGCCATCGCGGACCTGAACGGGCTGGCCGATCGCGCCGTGAACCTCACGCGCCAACTGCTGCTGTTCAGCCGCCGATCGCCGCTCAACGTGCGCACCCTCAATCTGAACCAGGTGCTGACCGATCTCCACAAGATGCTGCACCGCCTGATTGGCGAGCACATTCACTTCGAGTTCACCGGTGATCCCGGACTGCCGTCGATCCAGGCCGACAGGGGCATGATCGAGCAGATCGCCACCAACCTGTGCGTCAACGCCCGTGATGCGATGCCCAAGAGCGGGCGGTTGGTGGTGCGCACGTCCGTCGTGGAGGTGGATCCCGCGCGCGCCAGGACCCATCCGGATGCCCGCGTCGGGCGATTCGTGTGTCTGTCGGTGAGCGACAGCGGAAGCGGCATGTCTCCGGATCTCGTGAGCAGGATCTTCGAACCGTTCTTCACGACTAAGGAGAAGGGCAAGGAAACGGGCCTCGGATTGTCCACCGTGTTCGGCATCGCAAAACAGCACAACGGGTGGGTCGAGGTGGAAAGCACCCAAGGCGTTGGGTCGACATTCCGGGTGTTGCTGCCAGCCGACACGGCCGCTGTCGCGGAGGTTGACCAGGCGAGAGCCGGGCCGGCCAAGGGTGGCCACGAGGTCATCCTGCTGGTCGAAGACGAACTCTCTGTCCGGAACACCATCACCCTGGTCCTGAAGCGCCATGGCTATCGGGTGCTGCAGGCCGGCGATGGTCGGGAAGCCCAGCAGGTGTGGCAGGCGTGCGGCGGGCGCGTGGACGTGCTCCATACCGACATGATCATGCCCGGCGGGATGACGGGCCTGGAGCTGGCCCTGCTCCTGAAGTCGAAGCAGCCCGATCTCAAAGTGGTGATTTCGAGCGGGTACAGTGACGAACTGGCGGGACCGGCATCCTCGGCGAACCCGGAGTTCCAGTACCTGCCCAAACCGGTTCCGACCCACGAACTGCTGGCTGCCATCCGAACCAGTCTGGACGGCACCAAGCCCCTGTAA
- a CDS encoding flagellar FlbD family protein: MIAVTRLDGQKLFVNADLIESIEQTPDTIISFTSGHKMLVRDHPEELARRVIEYRRATLAPLAEQPEPPAQLGPATTAERS, translated from the coding sequence GTGATTGCCGTAACGCGCCTCGACGGCCAGAAGCTGTTTGTCAATGCCGACCTTATCGAGAGCATTGAACAGACGCCCGACACGATCATCTCCTTCACGAGCGGGCACAAAATGCTCGTCCGCGATCATCCTGAAGAGCTGGCCCGCCGTGTGATTGAGTACAGGCGGGCGACGCTGGCGCCGCTGGCCGAACAACCCGAACCACCAGCCCAGCTCGGTCCGGCGACCACGGCGGAGCGATCATGA
- a CDS encoding flagellar motor protein, which yields MSHDKGVRIDVSSFIGVPLAIGLILIGQWYEGGSVLSLLQPTAAMIVFGGTFGAVMLSFSRNDIIRAFGALRTVFLWDGEAPSKTIDTILQYAYRARKDGILSLDSDLDKITDPFLEKAIHQLVDSNSPQTLRDVLEIESRGREDYDEIPAKVYEAAGGYAPTIGILGAVIGLIQVMQHLTDPTKLGQGIAVAFVATVYGVGSANLFFLPAATKLKMKARHEARRRELTLEGVLAIQEGLFPRMIQEKLYGFAAQIAPKQEKPHRA from the coding sequence ATGAGCCACGACAAAGGCGTGCGCATCGACGTGTCGTCGTTTATCGGCGTCCCGCTGGCCATTGGTCTGATCCTGATCGGTCAATGGTACGAGGGCGGCTCGGTTCTCTCGTTGCTGCAACCGACGGCCGCCATGATTGTGTTTGGCGGGACCTTTGGCGCCGTCATGCTGAGCTTCTCGAGAAACGACATCATTCGGGCCTTCGGTGCGCTGAGGACGGTGTTTCTCTGGGATGGGGAGGCGCCGTCGAAGACGATTGATACGATTCTCCAATACGCCTATCGTGCACGGAAAGACGGCATCCTGTCGCTCGACTCGGACCTGGACAAGATCACGGACCCCTTTCTCGAGAAGGCCATCCACCAGCTCGTCGATTCCAACAGCCCGCAGACCCTGCGTGACGTGCTCGAAATCGAGAGCCGCGGTCGGGAGGATTACGACGAGATTCCCGCCAAGGTCTACGAGGCGGCCGGCGGCTATGCGCCGACCATCGGCATTCTGGGGGCCGTGATTGGCCTGATCCAGGTGATGCAGCACCTGACGGATCCGACCAAGCTCGGCCAGGGCATTGCCGTGGCCTTCGTCGCGACGGTGTACGGGGTGGGATCGGCGAACCTGTTCTTTCTGCCGGCGGCGACCAAGTTGAAGATGAAGGCCCGGCACGAGGCGCGGCGCCGCGAACTGACGCTCGAAGGTGTCCTCGCGATCCAGGAGGGCCTGTTCCCCCGGATGATCCAGGAAAAACTCTACGGCTTTGCCGCCCAGATCGCGCCCAAACAAGAGAAACCACATCGTGCATAG
- a CDS encoding OmpA family protein: MHSSRFRRHDREPVEVPKPRPRPRRPRAPEHPNHERWLVSYADFITLLFAVFAMMYALSVVDAKKFAALAQSLRSAFNETTPADLHAVGTVLINDRNNPPSAKKPGAGGLVDLAEVRAQLQQRLAKAIGANQVDMEMDHRGLVISIREAGSFATSRAELSATAHDILAEIGLALANVGNSVRIEGHTDDVPIHSDRFASNWELSTARATTVVRFMLERAGLQPKRLSAAGYAEYMPRVPGVSDAARARNRRVDLIVLSPPTQAAEEPVAMTSRPPTP, translated from the coding sequence GTGCATAGCAGTCGATTCAGACGACACGATCGCGAACCTGTCGAGGTGCCGAAGCCCCGGCCGAGGCCCCGGCGTCCACGTGCACCAGAGCACCCGAACCACGAACGCTGGCTGGTGTCCTACGCCGACTTCATCACGCTGCTGTTCGCCGTGTTTGCGATGATGTACGCGTTGTCGGTCGTCGATGCGAAGAAGTTCGCGGCGCTCGCCCAGTCCCTACGGTCGGCGTTCAACGAGACGACACCCGCCGACCTGCACGCCGTAGGCACCGTGCTCATCAATGACAGGAACAACCCGCCATCGGCCAAGAAGCCTGGCGCCGGAGGCCTCGTCGATCTGGCCGAGGTGCGTGCCCAACTGCAACAGCGGCTCGCGAAAGCGATCGGCGCGAACCAGGTCGACATGGAAATGGACCACCGGGGGCTGGTGATCTCGATTCGCGAAGCGGGGTCGTTTGCCACCAGCCGGGCAGAACTCTCGGCGACGGCGCACGACATCCTGGCCGAGATCGGGCTCGCGCTCGCCAATGTGGGAAACAGCGTGAGAATCGAGGGGCACACCGACGATGTGCCCATCCACTCGGACCGGTTCGCGTCGAACTGGGAGTTGTCGACCGCACGGGCCACGACCGTCGTCCGCTTCATGCTCGAACGCGCCGGGCTCCAGCCGAAACGACTGTCGGCTGCCGGTTACGCCGAGTACATGCCGCGTGTTCCGGGCGTGTCGGATGCCGCCCGTGCGCGGAATCGACGCGTCGATCTCATCGTGCTCAGCCCGCCGACGCAGGCGGCCGAAGAGCCCGTCGCCATGACGAGCCGGCCGCCCACACCGTAG
- a CDS encoding NAD(P)-binding protein has product MKRRQFLIGSAGVAASLAVSGCTRSSGRRFAFDGRIVGASESVGHLLRQGGLPAPYAERRVPVVIVGGGVAGLSAGWKLRKSGFTDFEILELEADAGGNARSGRNAVSAFPWGAHYVPFPTRESRAVRELFQELGIIQGYDTSGKPIYEETFVCGAPEERLYINGKWQDGLVPTLGISRRERDQLDRFRDLVAGYRDRRDADGRPAFAIPMEMSAREPDLIALDRMSMRDFLLEQKLDAPALHWYVDYCCRDDYGSYSSDVSAWAGVHYFASREGESARVSETTLLTWPEGIGWIVTRLAHSLARHVTRDALVFRITPTGTGATVDTYNARDRVTTRLVADDVILACPSSFANYIVPTLQAEVRHDLAQFDYAPWLVANLTLRAFPTARAGVPIAWDNVIYKSPTLGYVVATHQSLQSRPRETVLTFYHALAGRPASDARTLLLSRGWEGWADFMIEDLSRPHPEIASLVTNLDMMLWGHAMICPRPGFVWGEARQRVAALDGPLHFAHSDLSGLSLFEEAQYRGVRAAERVLRRHHVAHASSI; this is encoded by the coding sequence GCTGGTGTCGCGGCCTCCCTGGCCGTGTCGGGATGCACACGATCGTCAGGCCGGCGATTCGCCTTCGACGGGCGCATCGTGGGCGCGAGCGAGAGCGTGGGACATCTGCTCAGGCAGGGCGGCCTGCCGGCACCGTATGCCGAGCGGCGCGTGCCGGTGGTCATCGTGGGCGGCGGCGTCGCAGGCCTGTCGGCGGGCTGGAAGCTCCGCAAGTCCGGGTTCACGGACTTCGAGATTCTGGAACTTGAAGCTGACGCCGGCGGCAACGCGCGCTCGGGGCGAAACGCCGTGAGCGCGTTCCCGTGGGGCGCCCACTACGTGCCGTTTCCCACGCGCGAGTCACGCGCCGTCCGGGAACTGTTCCAGGAGCTCGGCATCATCCAGGGCTACGACACCTCGGGCAAACCGATCTACGAGGAGACGTTCGTCTGCGGTGCCCCGGAGGAACGGCTCTACATCAACGGCAAGTGGCAGGACGGTCTCGTGCCCACGTTGGGCATCAGCCGCCGGGAACGTGATCAGCTGGATCGGTTCAGGGATCTGGTCGCCGGCTACCGCGACCGGCGCGATGCCGATGGCCGGCCGGCGTTCGCGATTCCGATGGAGATGAGTGCGCGTGAGCCTGATCTGATCGCGCTCGATCGGATGTCGATGCGCGACTTTCTCCTCGAACAGAAGCTCGATGCCCCGGCGCTGCACTGGTACGTGGATTACTGCTGTCGCGATGATTACGGCAGTTACTCGAGTGACGTGTCGGCGTGGGCCGGCGTGCACTACTTCGCGAGTCGCGAGGGTGAGAGCGCAAGGGTGTCGGAGACCACGCTGCTGACCTGGCCGGAGGGCATTGGCTGGATCGTCACTCGCCTCGCGCACTCGCTGGCGCGTCACGTGACGCGCGACGCGCTCGTGTTCCGCATCACGCCCACCGGCACCGGCGCCACCGTCGACACGTACAACGCCCGGGATCGCGTCACCACCAGGCTGGTGGCCGACGATGTCATCCTGGCGTGTCCGTCGTCATTTGCGAACTACATCGTCCCGACGCTCCAGGCGGAGGTCCGGCACGACCTCGCCCAGTTCGACTACGCGCCGTGGCTGGTCGCCAACCTGACGCTCCGTGCGTTTCCGACGGCACGAGCCGGCGTGCCGATCGCGTGGGACAACGTCATCTACAAGAGCCCGACGCTCGGGTACGTGGTGGCGACCCACCAGAGCCTGCAGAGCAGGCCACGCGAGACGGTGCTGACCTTCTACCACGCGCTGGCCGGCCGGCCGGCCTCGGATGCGCGGACGCTGCTGCTCTCTCGCGGTTGGGAGGGCTGGGCCGACTTCATGATCGAGGACCTGTCGCGTCCGCATCCCGAGATCGCGTCGCTCGTCACCAACCTCGACATGATGTTGTGGGGACACGCCATGATTTGCCCGCGACCCGGCTTTGTGTGGGGCGAGGCGAGGCAGCGGGTGGCCGCGCTTGACGGCCCGCTCCACTTCGCGCATTCGGATCTCAGCGGGCTCTCGTTGTTCGAGGAAGCGCAGTACCGAGGCGTCCGGGCCGCCGAACGCGTCCTGCGGCGCCACCACGTCGCCCACGCCTCGTCGATCTGA